From a region of the Streptomyces venezuelae genome:
- a CDS encoding GNAT family N-acetyltransferase: MLIDYWPLLGLRLTTPRLELRLPRSDELAALADLARDGVHDPSQMPFSSGWTDLPGTERARSVVQHHWLRLGNWRPDDWSLNLAVFLGGRPVGIQAMAARRFTPAREVNTASWLGLSHQSQGIGTEMRAAVLHLAFTGLGAEEATTGAFADNAPSLAVSRKLGYVPDGIERRVVRGEVVIMQRLRLPRDMWRPALAKDTEIIGLLPCLQLFGLATDDDTGPAA; encoded by the coding sequence GTGCTGATCGACTACTGGCCACTGCTCGGTCTGCGGCTGACGACGCCCCGCCTGGAGCTGCGCCTGCCTCGATCGGACGAGCTGGCAGCACTGGCCGATCTCGCACGCGACGGCGTTCACGACCCCTCCCAGATGCCGTTCAGCAGTGGCTGGACCGACCTGCCCGGGACCGAGCGCGCCCGTTCGGTGGTCCAGCACCACTGGCTGAGGCTCGGAAACTGGAGGCCGGACGACTGGTCCCTCAATCTGGCCGTCTTCCTCGGCGGCCGGCCCGTGGGCATCCAGGCCATGGCGGCCCGGCGCTTCACGCCGGCACGAGAGGTGAACACGGCGTCGTGGCTCGGGCTGTCGCACCAGAGCCAGGGCATAGGGACGGAAATGCGGGCTGCCGTGCTCCATCTGGCCTTTACCGGGCTCGGCGCCGAGGAGGCGACGACGGGCGCGTTCGCCGACAACGCGCCTTCCCTGGCCGTGTCCCGCAAGCTCGGATACGTCCCCGACGGAATCGAGCGGAGGGTGGTGCGCGGGGAAGTCGTGATCATGCAGCGGCTTCGGCTACCCCGAGATATGTGGCGGCCGGCTCTCGCCAAGGACACCGAGATCATCGGGCTGCTCCCCTGCCTGCAACTGTTCGGCCTGGCCACTGACGACGACACCGGACCGGCGGCCTGA
- a CDS encoding CU044_2847 family protein gives MAALTRIPLDGGGYVLIEAPDGPDGPDGPVKAGRVRDAVRELPGTLQEALEPVTGAARATLEQLRKVRSDEITVEFGVDLAVEAGAVITKTGAHCHLKVTVKWKRNGLDQPHGDEMTG, from the coding sequence GTGGCAGCTCTGACTCGGATCCCGTTGGACGGCGGAGGCTACGTTCTGATCGAGGCTCCGGACGGGCCGGACGGGCCGGACGGGCCGGTCAAGGCCGGACGCGTCCGCGACGCGGTCCGTGAGCTGCCGGGAACCCTGCAAGAGGCACTGGAGCCGGTCACCGGGGCCGCGCGTGCCACGCTCGAACAGTTGCGCAAAGTCAGGTCGGACGAGATCACGGTGGAGTTCGGAGTCGACCTCGCGGTCGAAGCCGGGGCCGTGATCACCAAGACCGGCGCCCACTGCCACCTGAAGGTGACCGTCAAGTGGAAGCGCAACGGCCTCGACCAACCGCATGGCGATGAGATGACGGGCTGA
- a CDS encoding serine/threonine-protein kinase, which yields MTTHPFQDVTHTPELEPLLDRLGTVFRRFDDQDSGCVSYGLLTASGQRWFVKTASTPQGVASLHRAMSVHRAVAHAAIVPLTHSFTTAVSPVLVHPWTDGEVLYHPTRSRHGGRSAPGSPMARFRAQPLVHVIAALDAIVSAHLAVEDAGYVAVDLYDGCMLYDFDRHRMVLCDLDEYRPGPFTLEADRLPGSSRYMAPEEFVRGSLIDIRTTVFNLGRALRILLDAGDQETQWRGTPAQLAVIAEATAVEPADRLPTVRALAEAWHAAGTARTG from the coding sequence ATGACGACGCACCCGTTCCAGGACGTGACGCACACCCCCGAGCTAGAGCCCCTGCTGGACCGGTTGGGCACCGTGTTCCGGCGGTTCGACGACCAGGACTCCGGCTGCGTCTCGTACGGGCTGCTGACGGCGTCGGGGCAGCGCTGGTTCGTGAAGACCGCATCGACGCCCCAAGGCGTCGCGTCGCTGCACCGGGCGATGTCCGTCCACCGGGCCGTCGCGCATGCGGCGATCGTGCCCCTGACGCATTCCTTCACCACGGCCGTCAGCCCTGTGCTCGTCCACCCGTGGACGGACGGTGAGGTCCTCTACCATCCGACCCGGTCACGGCACGGCGGACGGAGCGCTCCCGGCAGCCCCATGGCGAGGTTCCGGGCCCAGCCGCTGGTGCACGTGATCGCCGCCCTCGATGCGATCGTCAGCGCCCATCTGGCTGTCGAGGATGCCGGATACGTGGCCGTCGACCTGTACGACGGATGCATGCTGTACGACTTCGACCGGCACCGCATGGTCCTGTGCGACCTGGACGAGTACCGCCCCGGACCGTTCACGCTGGAAGCCGACCGGCTCCCCGGTTCCAGCCGCTACATGGCTCCCGAGGAGTTCGTACGCGGCTCCCTCATCGACATCCGCACCACCGTCTTCAACCTCGGCCGGGCGCTGCGCATCCTGCTCGACGCCGGCGACCAGGAGACGCAGTGGCGCGGAACCCCGGCCCAGTTGGCCGTCATCGCGGAGGCGACCGCAGTGGAGCCGGCCGACCGTCTGCCCACCGTGCGGGCCCTCGCCGAGGCGTGGCACGCGGCAGGGACTGCGCGAACCGGCTGA
- a CDS encoding DUF5994 family protein, producing MTTTLDPAAQSAVVLRPARLSLTPKTALAGRLDGAWWPRSRDLEAELPALAAALDETWGRITRVSVNPSRWPVVPRTVAVAGHLLHVGWFTEQAPDKLILLSYTVGRWDLLVIPPETEPAAAARLMAAAAIPGSVLAADVLMANETVIGRGIRDALRREATWEGEGGACMSPFGEPMGRTALPLSGIGWR from the coding sequence ATGACCACGACCCTCGACCCCGCTGCGCAGTCGGCTGTTGTCCTGCGCCCGGCCCGCCTGTCCCTTACGCCGAAGACCGCTCTGGCAGGCCGGCTGGACGGCGCCTGGTGGCCCCGCTCACGTGACCTCGAAGCCGAGCTCCCCGCTCTCGCCGCCGCTCTGGACGAGACCTGGGGGCGCATCACGCGCGTCAGCGTGAACCCCAGCCGCTGGCCGGTCGTCCCGCGCACGGTTGCCGTGGCCGGGCACCTGTTGCACGTGGGCTGGTTCACCGAACAGGCCCCCGACAAGCTGATCCTGCTCTCCTACACCGTCGGCCGCTGGGACCTCCTGGTGATCCCGCCCGAGACGGAGCCCGCGGCCGCGGCCCGACTGATGGCCGCCGCCGCGATCCCGGGCAGCGTCCTGGCCGCAGACGTCCTGATGGCCAACGAGACCGTCATCGGGCGCGGCATCCGCGACGCCCTCCGCCGGGAGGCCACCTGGGAGGGCGAGGGCGGGGCCTGCATGTCCCCCTTCGGGGAGCCGATGGGACGAACCGCCCTGCCGCTGTCCGGAATCGGGTGGAGGTGA
- a CDS encoding trypsin-like peptidase domain-containing protein → MDGNETSSLPQAVARIVGPNGEVAGAGFLVAEEVVVTCAHVVRGAGSGPGGSVRLAFPHATGAPRIEGRVLNGPWRDPEAEDVALVRLSSTPAGVTPLPLGSASGCRGHQVRSFGFPAQAPPDGHFGFGVAGDLLPATGSRSAHLQLTAANDLGTGFSGGPVLDEVTGLVIGMLTEITAPDKHERGQGIAYVTPTEVLREIWPGLVEQDVCPYRGLETFTAEHARWFQGRSDAVEQVLANLARQKRLTLLLGPSGSGKSSLIQAGVLHALADGALPDSDRWLTVLVRPRQDLTAALERAGLAGPATGGIPAAVTRKLADQPGHRRVLLVIDQFEELFTQSDRNLAVADEITAAVTSDAELNVVLIMRDDFYPRLAALAPRLLAAAMPGLLNVPGTLSRQDLHDIITLPARDVGLHFQVGLPEQIISDVLAATPDGVAARQAPVTVLPLLELTLSQLWQRRHDGHLTHQAYRRIGGVTGSLTTWCDTALKQLPADQRPTAQRILTSLVRPADPSHGTPATRAQISLDELRELAGGPDDAPHGDDSVGAVMAALTRHRIITTQTLRDPAHPDAAPGLPVAELIHDALIRDWDTLRDWVNQDRRFQIWLDRIRPRATHWAAEDDPGDLLGGAALAEALDFSQQRRLPSDIAAFITTSRQRQQAVARRSKRLNTVLATLLALALVAAGVAVVLGRRAATERQAAVSALSQKIATQSRTSSGANPDLASLLAVQAYRTSPNPESLESLQTAAARPLRRRLPGHTDPVLSVAFRPDGRTLATAGRDNTVRLWDVATGKSTRTLTGHAYEVTSVAFSPDGHTLATSSNDDTVRLWDVDRGETTRTLQHDDPVYGVAFSPDGRTLATGSAEGIVRLWDVAAGKARILRSGRDNLVLSVAFSPQGDVLATGNLDKTVQLWDVVSGTPRTTLTDHKDAVLSVAFSRDGRTLATGSRDRTVRLWDTDAKKIRTVLSGHSDVVNAVAFSRDGRTLASGGDDDTVRLWDVASGLTRTTLTEHTDDVRAVAFSPDGNSLATGSFDNVARLWDVAFGATRTRLTGHPEEVLSVAFSPDGRTLATGSRDSIVRLWDVAATETARTEKARTELAGDDQVFSVAFSPDGRTLATTGGADHAVQMWDVDAENVRTALTEHTGTIWSLAFSSDGNTLATSSSDNTVLLWDVDAGKPRTELFRVDSALLQSVAFSPDGRTLATIGDDWGVVLLWDVVKGKVRTTLSGPTVPVNSVAFSPDGRTLATGGDDNTVRLWDVERGATRATLSGHTAPVNSVAFSPDGHTLATGSDDNTVRLWGVATGQFRTALIGHTGKVNSVVFSPDGRSLATGSLDKTVRLWNVALPSPDAAIQRICGAVNRDFTPQERTTYLPGQAVAPVCPAR, encoded by the coding sequence ATGGACGGTAACGAGACGTCGAGCCTGCCCCAGGCGGTGGCTCGAATAGTCGGGCCGAACGGGGAGGTCGCGGGCGCTGGATTCCTAGTGGCCGAGGAAGTGGTGGTCACCTGCGCCCATGTCGTACGCGGGGCCGGATCCGGACCCGGAGGGAGTGTCCGGCTGGCTTTCCCCCACGCGACCGGCGCGCCCCGGATCGAGGGACGGGTACTGAACGGCCCGTGGCGGGACCCTGAGGCAGAAGACGTGGCGCTGGTCCGTCTGAGCAGTACCCCGGCGGGGGTGACGCCTCTGCCGCTCGGCTCCGCATCGGGCTGTCGCGGGCATCAGGTACGTTCGTTCGGGTTCCCCGCCCAGGCCCCGCCTGACGGCCACTTCGGCTTCGGTGTCGCCGGCGATCTGCTGCCGGCCACCGGGAGCAGGAGCGCACACCTGCAGCTGACTGCCGCCAACGACCTCGGCACCGGATTCAGCGGTGGACCGGTCCTCGACGAGGTGACGGGACTGGTCATCGGCATGCTGACCGAGATCACTGCTCCCGACAAGCACGAACGGGGACAGGGGATCGCCTACGTCACACCCACTGAGGTGCTGCGGGAGATCTGGCCGGGACTGGTCGAACAGGACGTGTGCCCCTACCGAGGGCTGGAGACCTTCACTGCGGAGCACGCCCGATGGTTCCAGGGCCGCAGCGACGCCGTGGAGCAGGTGCTCGCGAACCTCGCCCGCCAGAAGCGGCTGACCCTGCTCCTGGGCCCCTCAGGATCAGGCAAGTCCTCCCTGATCCAGGCCGGTGTCCTGCACGCGCTGGCCGACGGTGCGCTGCCGGACAGCGACCGGTGGCTGACCGTCCTCGTACGGCCCAGGCAGGACCTGACGGCCGCACTGGAGCGCGCCGGTCTGGCCGGGCCCGCGACAGGCGGGATCCCCGCAGCCGTCACCCGTAAACTCGCGGACCAGCCCGGACATCGGCGCGTCCTGCTGGTCATCGACCAGTTCGAGGAGCTCTTCACCCAGTCCGACAGGAACCTGGCCGTCGCGGACGAGATCACCGCCGCAGTCACCTCGGACGCCGAGCTCAACGTGGTCCTGATCATGCGGGACGACTTCTACCCGCGGCTCGCCGCCCTGGCCCCGCGGTTGCTGGCGGCAGCCATGCCAGGACTCCTCAACGTGCCCGGCACCCTGAGCCGTCAGGACCTGCACGACATCATCACTCTGCCCGCCCGGGACGTGGGTCTCCACTTCCAGGTCGGTCTTCCGGAGCAGATCATCTCCGACGTCCTGGCCGCCACCCCTGACGGAGTCGCCGCCCGCCAGGCCCCTGTCACCGTGCTGCCGCTCCTGGAGCTGACACTCAGCCAGCTGTGGCAAAGGCGCCACGACGGACACCTCACCCACCAGGCCTACCGGCGGATCGGAGGGGTCACCGGAAGCCTGACCACCTGGTGCGACACCGCGCTCAAGCAGCTGCCGGCCGACCAACGCCCCACTGCCCAGCGCATCCTGACCTCCCTCGTACGCCCCGCGGACCCCAGCCACGGCACACCCGCCACCCGTGCGCAGATCTCCCTCGACGAACTACGCGAACTGGCGGGCGGCCCCGACGACGCTCCGCACGGCGATGATTCCGTTGGCGCGGTCATGGCTGCGCTCACCCGCCACCGGATCATCACGACCCAGACGCTCCGTGACCCCGCACACCCCGATGCCGCTCCCGGACTGCCGGTCGCCGAACTGATCCACGATGCTCTGATCCGCGACTGGGACACGCTGCGCGACTGGGTGAACCAGGACCGTCGATTCCAGATCTGGCTCGACCGCATCCGCCCACGCGCCACTCACTGGGCGGCAGAGGACGACCCAGGCGACCTCCTGGGGGGAGCGGCGCTCGCCGAAGCCCTCGACTTTTCACAGCAACGCCGCCTGCCGAGCGACATCGCAGCCTTCATCACCACCAGCAGGCAACGCCAGCAAGCCGTCGCCAGGCGCAGCAAACGCCTCAACACCGTCCTGGCGACACTGCTCGCCCTCGCGCTCGTCGCCGCAGGGGTCGCCGTCGTACTGGGGAGGAGAGCAGCCACGGAACGCCAAGCAGCCGTTTCTGCCCTGTCCCAGAAGATCGCCACGCAGTCCAGGACATCCTCAGGCGCAAACCCCGACCTCGCCTCACTGCTGGCTGTCCAGGCGTACCGCACCAGCCCCAATCCTGAATCCCTTGAAAGCCTGCAAACAGCCGCAGCCCGCCCACTGCGGCGGCGCTTGCCCGGCCACACCGATCCAGTGCTCTCCGTGGCCTTCCGCCCCGACGGGCGGACCCTCGCCACCGCCGGCCGCGACAACACCGTGCGCCTGTGGGACGTTGCCACGGGCAAGAGCACCAGAACCCTGACCGGGCACGCATACGAGGTGACCTCGGTGGCATTCAGCCCCGACGGGCACACCCTCGCCACCAGCAGCAACGACGACACCGTGCGCCTGTGGGACGTTGACAGGGGCGAGACCACCAGAACTCTGCAGCATGACGACCCGGTGTACGGGGTGGCGTTCAGCCCCGACGGGCGGACCCTCGCCACTGGCAGCGCCGAGGGCATCGTGCGGCTGTGGGACGTCGCCGCAGGCAAGGCCAGAATCCTCCGGAGCGGGCGTGACAACCTGGTGCTTTCGGTGGCGTTCAGTCCCCAGGGGGACGTTCTCGCCACCGGCAACCTCGACAAGACGGTGCAGCTGTGGGATGTGGTTTCCGGCACGCCGCGAACCACTCTGACCGACCACAAGGATGCGGTGCTTTCGGTAGCGTTCAGCCGGGACGGACGCACCCTCGCCACCGGCAGCCGCGACAGGACCGTGCGGCTGTGGGACACGGACGCCAAAAAAATCCGCACTGTCCTGTCCGGGCATTCTGACGTCGTGAATGCGGTCGCGTTCAGCCGCGACGGACGCACTCTCGCCAGCGGTGGCGACGACGACACGGTGCGGTTGTGGGACGTGGCCAGCGGCCTGACCCGTACCACCCTGACGGAACACACCGACGACGTTCGTGCGGTGGCATTCAGCCCCGACGGGAACAGCCTGGCCACCGGTAGCTTCGACAACGTCGCACGATTGTGGGACGTTGCTTTCGGCGCCACTCGCACACGCCTGACCGGGCATCCCGAGGAGGTGCTTTCGGTTGCTTTCAGTCCCGACGGGCGCACCCTCGCCACCGGCAGCCGCGACAGCATCGTGCGGCTGTGGGACGTCGCCGCCACCGAAACGGCCCGCACCGAAAAGGCCCGCACCGAACTGGCCGGCGACGATCAGGTGTTCTCCGTGGCGTTCAGCCCCGACGGACGCACGCTCGCCACCACGGGTGGCGCCGACCATGCGGTGCAGATGTGGGATGTGGATGCCGAAAACGTGCGCACCGCCCTGACCGAACACACCGGCACCATCTGGTCGTTGGCCTTCAGTTCCGATGGGAACACCCTCGCCACCAGCAGTTCCGACAACACCGTGCTGCTGTGGGACGTGGATGCCGGAAAGCCTCGTACCGAGCTGTTCAGAGTCGACAGTGCACTGCTGCAGTCGGTCGCGTTCAGCCCCGACGGTCGCACCCTCGCCACGATAGGCGATGACTGGGGGGTCGTGCTGCTGTGGGACGTGGTCAAAGGCAAGGTCCGCACTACGTTGTCCGGGCCTACCGTCCCAGTGAATTCGGTTGCTTTCAGTCCCGATGGGCGCACCCTCGCCACCGGCGGCGACGACAACACCGTTCGCCTGTGGGACGTGGAGAGGGGCGCCACGCGCGCCACACTGTCCGGGCATACCGCCCCAGTGAACTCGGTCGCGTTCAGTCCCGATGGACACACCCTCGCCACGGGCAGCGACGACAACACCGTGCGACTGTGGGGTGTGGCCACTGGTCAGTTCCGTACCGCCTTGATCGGACACACCGGCAAGGTGAACTCGGTGGTGTTCAGCCCCGACGGCCGTTCTCTCGCCACGGGCAGCCTCGACAAGACCGTGCGACTGTGGAATGTCGCTCTCCCCAGTCCTGACGCGGCGATCCAGAGAATCTGCGGTGCCGTCAACCGCGATTTCACCCCGCAAGAACGAACGACGTACCTGCCAGGGCAGGCCGTCGCCCCGGTGTGCCCAGCACGCTGA
- a CDS encoding GNAT family N-acetyltransferase has protein sequence MRHWPLTALQLTTADLVLRLPSDDDLDALAQVAADGVVPDGAVYFPQPWASAPPAERARSVVQNHWWARGDWTGENWRLLLAVFHDGQVIGQQNLSARDFATTGEARTGFWLGRRFQGQGYGTQMRAAALALAFDGLGAARVTSTAFADNAASRAVSRKFGYRPNGVHRISLNGHRYDAHEEVIEAADWQGCASVVPVGIAGPPDCIPLFH, from the coding sequence ATGCGCCACTGGCCCCTCACCGCCCTCCAGCTCACCACTGCCGACCTCGTCCTGCGACTCCCTTCGGACGACGATCTCGATGCGCTCGCCCAGGTGGCCGCCGACGGGGTCGTCCCCGACGGCGCTGTGTATTTCCCGCAGCCCTGGGCCTCCGCCCCGCCGGCCGAGCGGGCCAGGAGCGTCGTACAGAACCACTGGTGGGCGCGAGGCGACTGGACCGGCGAGAACTGGCGTCTGCTCCTGGCCGTCTTCCACGACGGCCAGGTCATCGGCCAGCAGAACCTCTCCGCCCGCGACTTCGCCACCACCGGCGAGGCCCGGACCGGCTTCTGGCTCGGCCGCCGCTTCCAGGGCCAGGGCTACGGCACCCAGATGCGCGCCGCAGCCCTGGCCCTCGCATTCGACGGCCTCGGCGCCGCCCGCGTCACCTCCACCGCCTTCGCCGACAACGCCGCCTCCCGGGCGGTGTCCCGAAAGTTCGGCTACCGCCCGAACGGCGTCCACCGGATCTCCCTCAACGGCCACCGCTACGACGCCCACGAGGAGGTCATAGAGGCGGCCGACTGGCAGGGTTGCGCGAGCGTGGTGCCTGTCGGAATAGCCGGGCCACCTGACTGCATCCCGCTCTTCCACTGA
- a CDS encoding NUDIX hydrolase — protein MTQQSAEERPGIAAAIVVHEGRVLMVRRRVSEGQLSWQFPAGEIEPNEAREDAAVRETREETGLAVKAVKLLGERIHPATGRLMSYTACEAVGGDAHVADTDELAELAWVAHAEIPRYVPYGLFEPVQEHLDSALNR, from the coding sequence GTGACGCAGCAAAGCGCTGAAGAGCGACCGGGCATCGCCGCGGCCATCGTGGTGCACGAAGGCCGCGTGCTGATGGTCCGGCGGCGGGTCAGCGAGGGCCAGCTCTCCTGGCAGTTCCCGGCCGGGGAGATCGAGCCCAACGAAGCCCGCGAGGACGCCGCCGTACGGGAGACCCGGGAGGAGACGGGGCTTGCCGTGAAGGCGGTGAAACTGCTCGGCGAACGGATCCACCCGGCCACCGGCCGGCTGATGTCGTACACCGCCTGCGAGGCGGTCGGCGGTGACGCGCACGTGGCGGACACCGACGAGCTCGCCGAGCTGGCGTGGGTCGCCCATGCAGAGATCCCGCGGTATGTCCCATACGGCCTGTTCGAGCCGGTGCAGGAACACCTCGACTCGGCGTTGAACCGCTGA
- a CDS encoding VOC family protein: MRGIRSVMVFVDDPEAAARWWGEIFEAEVKLDINGTAVYAWLDLDGVEFGFHQASPKANAHGRSTVPYWSVEDLDTERKRLLEAGCTHHRGPLDVEPGRRICQLIDPFGTVFGLDGP, from the coding sequence GTGCGCGGTATCCGCTCCGTCATGGTCTTCGTCGACGACCCCGAAGCCGCCGCCCGCTGGTGGGGCGAGATCTTCGAAGCCGAGGTCAAGCTCGACATCAACGGCACCGCCGTATACGCCTGGCTCGACCTCGACGGAGTCGAGTTCGGCTTCCACCAGGCATCCCCCAAAGCGAACGCCCACGGGCGGAGCACCGTCCCGTACTGGTCCGTCGAGGACCTCGACACCGAACGCAAGCGCCTCCTGGAAGCTGGCTGCACCCACCACCGCGGCCCCCTCGACGTGGAGCCCGGCCGTCGCATCTGCCAGCTCATCGACCCGTTCGGCACCGTCTTCGGACTCGACGGGCCCTGA
- a CDS encoding DUF5994 family protein, producing MAESDKPAPLKLLPDAIHQAVKPGAALLRLETTQSRQGLLDGAWWPRSRDVTIELPALITALTAHLGPITRVGLDTSAWRDIPTRLVIDGQVVHLDADPVGDDTVLVTRGHNDHFALLVVPPDTTADAAHEAMARAVRADNITQATQILIATTPEPEGGGAEAAG from the coding sequence ATGGCCGAATCCGACAAGCCCGCCCCTTTGAAGCTCCTCCCGGACGCGATCCACCAAGCGGTCAAGCCGGGCGCCGCCCTGCTGCGGCTGGAGACCACACAGTCCCGCCAAGGGCTCCTGGACGGCGCCTGGTGGCCGCGCTCCAGGGACGTCACGATCGAGCTGCCCGCACTGATCACGGCACTGACCGCGCACCTCGGACCCATCACACGGGTTGGCCTGGACACCTCTGCCTGGCGGGACATCCCGACCCGTCTGGTCATCGACGGCCAGGTCGTGCACCTCGACGCCGACCCCGTCGGCGACGACACCGTCCTCGTCACTCGCGGCCACAACGACCACTTCGCCCTGCTGGTGGTCCCCCCGGACACCACCGCCGACGCCGCCCATGAGGCGATGGCCCGCGCCGTCCGCGCCGACAACATCACGCAGGCCACTCAAATCCTCATCGCCACCACACCCGAACCTGAGGGCGGCGGCGCCGAGGCGGCGGGCTGA
- a CDS encoding ATP-binding protein: MTGWRVRDYAQDDLESVLRVDAESGTAEEPPLFPLSDAVAALQALHPAVVATADDVVVGAAVSRVEGERAWILRISMAPAWRHQGLGSDLITALEHRLFAGGVRTVHAVLPDGETGATALHNCGFDARPGLVFFEKRGRVTPQAVSMLASLGAELPPGNLWQKVAGMQKEKELIERRLVLPLAHPEMAAQHGVELPRAVMLFGPPGTGKSTFAHAIASRLQWPFLELFPARLAAEYGLASGLYRRFDEIARLDHVLVFIDEVEEIAGTRSGADATAVGVVNELLKAIVRFRGQDGRLLVCATNDVTILDSAFLRHGRFDYVLPIGPPDQRARTALWESYLARAGAEADSAALADASEGFTPADIAHVARTVSQVQFEHTFDTGTRARPTTEDYLRTIGETRPTVSAAMAQEFAQQTEKFARI; the protein is encoded by the coding sequence ATGACGGGTTGGCGTGTCAGAGACTACGCCCAGGACGATCTCGAGTCGGTGCTCCGAGTCGACGCCGAGAGCGGCACGGCCGAAGAGCCGCCGCTCTTTCCGCTCTCGGACGCCGTGGCAGCCCTCCAAGCCCTCCACCCGGCGGTGGTGGCCACCGCGGACGACGTGGTGGTCGGCGCCGCGGTGAGCAGGGTGGAGGGTGAGCGGGCGTGGATCCTGCGCATCAGCATGGCGCCCGCCTGGCGGCACCAGGGCCTGGGCAGCGACCTGATCACGGCCCTGGAGCACCGGCTGTTCGCCGGTGGCGTCCGAACCGTGCACGCCGTCCTGCCCGACGGCGAGACCGGCGCCACCGCCCTGCACAACTGCGGCTTCGACGCCCGTCCGGGCCTGGTCTTCTTCGAGAAGCGTGGGCGAGTGACCCCTCAGGCGGTCAGCATGCTCGCGTCGCTGGGAGCGGAACTGCCGCCCGGGAATCTGTGGCAGAAGGTCGCCGGCATGCAAAAGGAGAAGGAGCTCATCGAGCGGCGCCTGGTCCTGCCACTGGCCCATCCCGAAATGGCCGCCCAGCACGGCGTGGAGCTGCCACGGGCGGTGATGCTGTTCGGTCCGCCCGGGACGGGGAAGAGCACGTTCGCGCACGCCATCGCCAGCCGCCTGCAATGGCCGTTCCTCGAACTGTTCCCCGCCCGGCTGGCCGCCGAGTACGGGCTGGCGAGCGGGCTGTACCGGCGCTTCGACGAGATCGCCCGGCTCGACCACGTCCTGGTCTTCATCGACGAGGTCGAGGAGATCGCCGGAACCCGGAGCGGTGCGGACGCGACCGCGGTCGGCGTCGTCAACGAGCTGCTCAAGGCGATCGTCCGGTTCCGGGGCCAGGACGGAAGGCTGCTCGTCTGCGCCACGAACGACGTGACCATCCTCGACTCCGCGTTCCTACGGCACGGCCGTTTCGACTACGTCCTGCCGATCGGCCCCCCGGACCAGCGCGCGAGGACTGCGCTGTGGGAGAGCTACCTGGCCCGGGCGGGCGCGGAGGCCGACAGCGCGGCGCTGGCGGACGCCAGCGAGGGGTTCACCCCCGCCGACATCGCCCATGTGGCGCGCACCGTCTCACAGGTCCAGTTCGAGCACACCTTCGACACCGGGACCCGAGCCCGCCCCACCACCGAGGACTACCTGCGCACGATCGGCGAAACCAGGCCCACGGTCAGCGCGGCCATGGCCCAGGAGTTCGCCCAACAGACCGAGAAGTTCGCCCGTATATAG
- a CDS encoding GNAT family N-acetyltransferase, translating to MQLRDVRFGDVDAYVRMRCDPAMMADLGGPLPREGMEEKVRRDVRNAESGTQWIKMIVLDEMAPGETAGTVTLWSHAEDGEQISEIGWMVLPEFQGRGVGKQAVRALVELARDDGRWGLVHAFPATANAPSNGICRSLGFRFLEERDVAFADRVLRTSHWVIDPRSVRV from the coding sequence ATGCAGCTACGTGATGTCCGGTTCGGTGATGTGGACGCCTATGTTCGTATGCGGTGCGACCCGGCCATGATGGCCGATCTCGGTGGGCCGCTTCCTCGCGAAGGAATGGAGGAGAAGGTCCGTCGCGATGTGCGGAACGCGGAATCCGGCACTCAGTGGATCAAGATGATCGTTCTCGACGAGATGGCTCCCGGAGAAACGGCGGGAACCGTCACCCTTTGGTCCCACGCGGAGGACGGCGAGCAGATTTCCGAGATCGGCTGGATGGTCCTGCCGGAGTTCCAGGGACGTGGAGTGGGGAAGCAGGCCGTCCGCGCACTGGTGGAGCTCGCCCGGGACGACGGCCGATGGGGGCTGGTCCATGCGTTCCCGGCGACAGCGAACGCCCCCTCGAACGGGATATGCCGCTCACTGGGATTCCGGTTCCTCGAAGAACGGGACGTGGCCTTCGCCGACCGCGTCCTGCGGACCAGCCACTGGGTCATTGACCCGCGTTCAGTACGGGTCTGA